From one Rhopalosiphum padi isolate XX-2018 chromosome 2, ASM2088224v1, whole genome shotgun sequence genomic stretch:
- the LOC132921416 gene encoding small ribosomal subunit protein uS5 — MAETRGNFRGGFGRGGSRGRGRGRGRGRGRGKEAEKEWVPVTKLGRLVKDGKISSLEEIYLFSLPIKEFEIIDFFIGSSLNDEVLKIMPVQKQTRAGQRTRFKAFVAIGDSNGHIGLGVKCSKEVATAIRGAIILAKLSVVPVRRGYWGNKIGKPHTVPCKVTGKCGSVAVRLIPAPRGTGIVSAPVPKKLLTMAGIEDCYTSARGSTGTLGNFAKATYAAIAKTYAYLTPDLWKDVPLKKTPYSEFADHLSKCHKVAQNVRGEV; from the exons ATGGCAGAGACTCGCGGTAATTTCCGCGGTGGATTCGGCAGAGGAGGTTCCCGTGGTAGAGGACGCGGACGTGGTCGTGGCCGTGGTAGAGGCAAGGAAGCCGAAAAGGAATGGGTGCCAGTCACCAAGCTCGGCCGTCTGGTCAAGGATGGCAAAATCTCTTCGTTGGAAGAGATCTATTTGTTTTCGTTGCCGATCAAG GAATTTGAAATCATTGACTTCTTCATTGGTTCTTCACTCAACGATGAAGTATTGAAAATCATGCCTGTCCAGAAACAAACACGTGCTGGTCAACGTACCAGGTTTAAGGCTTTTGTTG CTATTGGTGACTCCAACGGACACATTGGATTGGGTGTCAAGTGCTCTAAAGAAGTAGCAACAGCCATTCGAGGTGCTATAATTTTAGCCAAATTGTCTGTAGTTCCTGTAAGACGGGGCTACTGGGGAAACAAAATTGGAAAACCACATACAGTCCCCTGCAAA GTCACAGGAAAGTGTGGATCAGTCGCTGTGCGTTTGATCCCAGCTCCGAGAGGAACTGGAATCGTCAGTGCTCCCGTTCCCAAAAAACTGTTGACAATGGCTGGAATTGAAGATTGTTACACATCTGCCCGTGGTTCCACTGGTACTCTCGGCAATTTCG ccaaGGCTACATATGCTGCTATTGCTAAGACATACGCTTATTTGACACCTGATTTATGGAAAGACGTACCACTCAAGAAGACCCCATATTCCGAGTTCGCTGACCATCTTTCCAAATGTCACAAAGTCGCCCAAAACGTCAGGGGAgaagtttaa